Proteins from a genomic interval of Rattus norvegicus strain BN/NHsdMcwi chromosome 2, GRCr8, whole genome shotgun sequence:
- the LOC103691627 gene encoding small proline-rich protein 2E-like, with protein MSYQQQQCKQPCQPPPVCPPRKCPEPCPPPKCPEPCFEPCPPPSYQQKCPPVQPPPPCQQKCPPKSK; from the coding sequence ATGTCTTACCAACAGCAGCAGTGCAAGCAGCCTTGCCAGCCTCCTCCTGTGTGCCCACCTCGAAAGTGCCCAGAGCCCTGCCCTCCCCCAAAGTGCCCTGAACCTTGTTTTGAGCCATGCCCCCCTCCCTCATACCAGCAGAAATGCCCTCCTGTACAACCACCTCCACCATGCCAACAGAAGTGCCCACCTAAGAGTAAGTGA
- the LOC120100584 gene encoding small proline-rich protein 2I-like — translation MSYQQQQCKQPCQPPPPCPPPKCPEPCPPPKCPEPCPPPKCPEPCPPPSYQQKCPPVQPPPTCQQKCPPKSK, via the exons ATGTCTTACCAACAGCAGCAGTGCAAGCAGCCCTGCCAGCCTCCTCCT CCTTGTCCTCCTCCAAAGTGCCCAGAGCCTTGTCCTCCTCCAAAGTGCCCAGAGCCTTGTCCTCCTCCAAAGTGTCCAGAACCTTGTCCTCCTCCCTCATACCAGCAGAAATGCCCTCCTGTGCAACCTCCTCCAACCTGCCAGCAAAAGTGTCCACCAAAGAGCAAGTAA